Proteins from a single region of Flavobacterium sp. YJ01:
- a CDS encoding RagB/SusD family nutrient uptake outer membrane protein, translated as MKIKNIILTGSICFLTLFSCTDIEENVYDKYPAEDFYGTPAGADIALANVYAQVPGEFVRDGASGVGYAGADNGWYDMNCMSSDEQVIPHRNTGDWQMDFARLHKHEWLPTDFIINNTWNWLYKSIFNANLAVDLLQKANADASKIAEAKTLRAFFYYLLIDDYGDVPFFTDNNITVDKIPQSSRKEVYDFIVKELTENVDLLSGTRGGNYYGRFNKWAGYTLLAKVYLNAQVYTGTPKWNEALAACNKVAEGGFTLHSGATDAANPLGSKYFELFGDVLPEDETILPIYATLDIVSRNVYAVRSLYGAHAQALFGFSGWNGTIVPKAFFLKYDANDIRRKQYLFGEQPGGFNYTLDVASLDNPGADPQAGVRNVKFYPVAPRTGGGASNDFPIFRYADVILMMAECNARLGNAAAAKPFIDQIRQRAGLSALDHNPSLDEIYNERGFELSWEGHRRQDMIRFDKFLLANEFRPASPAFRKLFPIPTSALDANRGLKQNPGY; from the coding sequence ATGAAAATCAAAAATATAATATTGACAGGAAGCATTTGTTTCTTGACACTTTTTAGTTGTACAGATATTGAAGAAAATGTGTACGATAAATATCCCGCAGAAGATTTTTACGGAACACCTGCTGGAGCTGATATTGCCCTTGCAAATGTATACGCGCAAGTTCCAGGAGAATTTGTTCGAGATGGAGCAAGTGGCGTTGGTTATGCCGGAGCCGATAATGGCTGGTACGATATGAACTGTATGTCTTCTGACGAACAGGTTATTCCGCACAGAAATACAGGCGACTGGCAAATGGATTTTGCACGTTTGCACAAACACGAATGGCTTCCAACAGATTTTATTATCAACAATACTTGGAACTGGCTTTACAAATCTATTTTCAATGCCAATCTTGCGGTAGATTTATTGCAAAAAGCAAATGCCGATGCTTCAAAAATTGCTGAAGCTAAAACCTTGAGAGCTTTCTTTTATTATTTATTAATTGATGATTATGGAGATGTTCCTTTCTTCACAGACAATAATATTACCGTTGATAAAATTCCGCAATCAAGCCGTAAAGAAGTTTATGATTTTATCGTAAAAGAATTGACAGAAAACGTTGATTTATTATCAGGAACAAGAGGCGGAAATTATTACGGAAGATTCAATAAATGGGCAGGTTATACTTTGTTAGCAAAAGTGTATTTGAATGCACAAGTTTATACCGGAACTCCAAAATGGAACGAAGCTTTAGCGGCTTGTAACAAAGTTGCCGAAGGCGGATTTACGCTTCATTCTGGCGCTACAGATGCCGCAAATCCGTTAGGAAGCAAGTATTTTGAGTTATTTGGAGATGTTCTTCCAGAAGACGAAACTATTCTTCCAATTTACGCAACACTAGATATAGTTTCTCGTAATGTTTATGCAGTTCGTAGTTTATACGGCGCGCACGCTCAAGCTTTATTTGGTTTTAGCGGTTGGAATGGTACTATTGTTCCGAAAGCGTTTTTCTTAAAATATGATGCGAATGATATTCGTAGAAAACAATATTTGTTTGGAGAACAGCCAGGAGGGTTCAATTATACGCTTGATGTTGCTTCATTAGATAATCCAGGAGCAGATCCACAGGCGGGAGTTCGTAATGTGAAATTTTATCCTGTCGCGCCAAGAACAGGTGGAGGAGCTTCTAACGACTTCCCTATTTTTAGATATGCAGATGTAATTTTAATGATGGCAGAATGTAACGCTCGTTTAGGAAATGCCGCAGCTGCAAAACCTTTTATAGATCAAATCAGACAGCGTGCAGGATTAAGTGCTTTAGATCATAATCCTTCTCTTGATGAGATTTATAACGAAAGAGGTTTTGAACTAAGCTGGGAAGGCCACAGAAGACAAGATATGATTCGTTTTGATAAATTTTTATTGGCAAACGAATTCAGACCTGCGTCTCCTGCATTCAGAAAATTGTTCCCAATTCCAACTTCAGCTTTAGATGCTAATCGCGGATTAAAACAAAACCCTGGTTACTAA
- a CDS encoding SusE domain-containing protein, translating to MKKYINKLFILGSLLFLGSSCDSDAELTTLEAVNFPSEITVSSSKIVLTEDTADDQVLLVSWPEVTFPIEAPVTYALQFDLVGDTSGANAWQKAKRIEVGTDVLSKTLIGQELNKIAVDLGLPIDVEGKLVVRVEAAMDRKVFSNPITLTITPYEKSVVFGEIYMPGSYQNWAIETAAALTAIQKGVYQGYMTAAPGAGLGFKLNTERNWAQFYGAGATNSDLQNMSDTDFQLPAAGSYQIKVNLNTLKWTATPYSWGIVGDATSGSWDNSTPMSYDHQTKTWKVTAVLVPGNVKFRLNNSWTINYGPKNTTDGIVYLDDQGSHYVGEGGTYEITLQINDVDPATTGYPPTATYTITKK from the coding sequence ATGAAAAAATATATCAATAAATTATTCATATTAGGCAGTTTGCTGTTCTTGGGTTCATCCTGCGACAGCGATGCCGAATTAACAACTCTAGAAGCTGTTAATTTCCCTTCAGAAATTACTGTTTCATCTAGCAAAATTGTTCTAACAGAAGATACAGCAGACGATCAGGTTTTACTGGTTTCATGGCCTGAAGTTACTTTTCCTATCGAAGCTCCTGTAACGTATGCGCTTCAATTTGATTTGGTTGGGGATACAAGCGGTGCAAATGCTTGGCAAAAAGCTAAACGAATTGAAGTTGGAACAGATGTTTTAAGCAAAACTTTAATTGGTCAGGAATTAAATAAAATTGCTGTCGATTTAGGACTTCCTATTGATGTTGAAGGAAAATTGGTCGTTCGCGTAGAAGCTGCAATGGATCGTAAAGTGTTTTCTAACCCAATTACTTTGACAATTACGCCTTATGAAAAAAGCGTTGTTTTTGGCGAAATTTATATGCCGGGAAGTTATCAAAACTGGGCTATAGAAACTGCGGCGGCTTTAACTGCGATTCAAAAAGGTGTTTACCAAGGTTATATGACGGCTGCTCCTGGAGCTGGACTTGGATTCAAATTGAATACAGAGAGAAACTGGGCACAGTTTTATGGCGCTGGAGCAACCAACAGCGATTTGCAAAACATGAGTGATACAGATTTTCAACTTCCTGCTGCTGGTTCCTATCAAATTAAAGTGAATTTAAATACTTTAAAATGGACTGCAACTCCTTATTCTTGGGGAATTGTGGGTGATGCAACTTCTGGAAGCTGGGATAATAGTACGCCAATGAGTTACGATCATCAGACAAAAACTTGGAAAGTGACTGCTGTTTTAGTTCCTGGAAATGTGAAATTCAGATTGAACAATAGCTGGACAATCAATTACGGACCTAAAAACACTACAGACGGAATTGTATATCTAGATGATCAAGGTTCTCATTATGTTGGCGAAGGCGGTACTTACGAAATCACATTACAAATAAACGATGTTGATCCTGCAACTACCGGATATCCTCCAACTGCTACTTATACCATCACAAAGAAATAG